The genome window GGTTCCCGGCCATCGCCCGGTTTACGACAAGTGGTTCCGCGTCGAGGTCACCGGCGCGGAGAACCTGCCCGAGACGGGCGGCGCACTGCTGGTCGCCAACCACGCCGGCACCATTCCCATCGATGCCCTGATGACGTCGATCGCGGTCCACGACAACCACCCGTCGGGGCGCTACCTGCGGCTGCTGGCCGCCGACATGGCCTTCGACTCGCCGGTCCTGGCGAGGTGGCCCGTCGCATCGGTGCAACCCTGCCTGCTCGAGCGACGCGGAGTACCTGCTGCGCGCCGGCGAACTGACCGCGGTGTGGCCGGAGGGCTACAAGGCATCGGCAAGCTCTACAAGGACCGCTACAAGCTGCAGCGTTTCGGGCGCGGCGGCTTCGTGACGACCGCGATCCGCACCGGCGCCCCGATCATCCCGGTGTCGATCGTCGGCTCCGAGGAGATCTACCCGATGCTCGGCGACCTCAAGCCGGTGGCCAAGGTTCTCGGTCTCCCGTACTTCCCGGTGACCCCGCTGTTCCCCTGGCTGGTCCGCTCGGCGCGATTCCGCTTCCGTCGAAGTGGCACATCCACTTCGGCAAGCCGATCGCCACCGACTCTACGACGACGAGCCGCCGCCGACGACCCGCTGGTGGTGTTCGACCTGACCGACCACGTCCGCGAAGAGATCCAGCAGACGCTGTTCCGGATGCTCAGTCGTCGTGGCGGCGTCTACCTGGGCTAGCGCCCGAGTCGGTATTAACCAGCGGTTTCCCAGTGCCGCCGGTTCCCAGTGCCGCCGTTTCTCAGTGCCGCCGTTTCTCAGTGCCGGCGACCGCGCCGCAGCGCTGCCGCGGCACCGCCGCCCACGCGCGCCGAGGGCAATGGCCGTGGGCACCCGTATTTGGCGGCCTTGCGCGCAGTCCGGAATCGTAGCTCTCCCAGCCGCGCACCTTGGCGATCTCCTTCAGGTCGGAGTCGGGGTTGATCGCGACGGCGGTGCCGACCAGTGACAGCATCGGCACGTCGTTGTGCGAGTCGGAGTACGCGGTACACCGCTGCAGGTTGAGGCCCTCCCGGATCGCCAGCGAACGGACCGCGTGGGCCTTGCCCAGGCCGTGCAACACGTCGCCGACGAGGCGCCCGTGAAGATCCCGTCTTCGCTCTCGGCGACGGTGCCCAGGGCGCCGGTCAGACCGAGTCGGGTGGCGATGGTCTGCGCGAGTTCCACCGGGGTCGCCGTCACCAGCCAGACCTGCTGCCCGGCGTCGAGGTGGCGCTGGGTGAGGGCGCGGGTGCCGGGCCAGATCTTGTCGGCAGATGTACTCGTCGTAGATCTCCTCGCCCAGGGCGACCAGTTCGGCGGCTGGGGCGGCCGGCGATGAAGGAGAGGGCCTGTGTCGCGGCCCTCGGCGACGTCGTCGGCATTCTCCTTGCCGGTTGATGCGGAACTTGATCTGCGACCACATGGCGGTGGCGATGTCGCCGTAGGAGAAGTACTTGTGCGCGGCCAGGCCGCGCGCGAAGTGCACGATGGAGGCGCCTTGGACGAGGGTGTTGTCGACGTCGAAGAAGGCGGCCGCGGTCAGGTCGGCGCCGTCGGGCCGGGTCTCGGCCCGCGCGGCGAGGGATTCGAGGGCGGCTTTGGCGGCGGCCTCGCCGGCGAGGTTCTGCCGCAGTTCCGCGGCGGTTTGGCGGAACCGGCCGCTGGCGGTGGACACCCAGTCGCGGACCCGCCGGTCGATTTCGGCCTCATCGGGTTCGTCCCCGTCGGCGGTGCCCCCGT of Gordonia crocea contains these proteins:
- a CDS encoding 1-acyl-sn-glycerol-3-phosphate acyltransferase, whose product is VPGHRPVYDKWFRVEVTGAENLPETGGALLVANHAGTIPIDALMTSIAVHDNHPSGRYLRLLAADMAFDSPVLARWPVASVQPCLLERRGVPAARRRTDRGVAGGLQGIGKLYKDRYKLQRFGRGGFVTTAIRTGAPIIPVSIVGSEEIYPMLGDLKPVAKVLGLPYFPVTPLFPWLVRSARFRFRRSGTSTSASRSPPTLRRRAAADDPLVVFDLTDHVREEIQQTLFRMLSRRGGVYLG